The Winogradskyella schleiferi genome has a window encoding:
- a CDS encoding DUF4301 family protein produces MNFTEKDIKQIESKGLSLDEVKKQVHIFKAGIPFTNIAEAATTDSGIMTLNDSLIDMYIASFEAEKDNKTLLKFVPASGAATRMFKFLFQFVNQYNPDEQSLNSYINRNNLRELSLFMVGMEKFPFYRDILASLKSKGINLEMLPTQEKVWHFAKAMLDENQMNFGNQPKGLLPFHEYKKDHISTAFEEHLYEAALYASSNGLAKLHFTISEVHEDKFKEEFKNIQQDIEKNTGVTFDISFSYQQQSTDTIALTLDNEPFRKADGSILFRPSGHGALLTNLNNLNADVVFIKNIDNVVVYRYKEEVAKYKKVLAGILMELQNQTFEYLQVLDSKTITEERLTTIENFLTDKLSIKITDEYKKYADRYKVEYLKEKLNRPIRICGMVKNEGEPGGGPFWVKDHRSNQSLQIVESAQINLEDQKQADILNNATHFNPVDLVCGIKNYKGEKFDLANYVDPNTAFISQKTKNGKQLKALELPGLWNGSMAHWTTIFVEVPIITFNPVKTVNDLLKSPHQIKE; encoded by the coding sequence ATGAATTTTACAGAAAAAGATATAAAACAAATAGAATCGAAAGGTTTAAGCTTAGATGAAGTTAAAAAACAAGTTCACATTTTTAAAGCTGGAATTCCATTTACAAATATTGCTGAAGCAGCCACGACTGATAGCGGAATAATGACATTGAATGATAGTTTAATTGACATGTACATCGCATCATTCGAAGCAGAAAAAGATAATAAAACGTTATTAAAATTTGTACCAGCATCAGGAGCTGCAACCCGAATGTTCAAATTTCTATTTCAGTTTGTCAACCAATACAATCCTGATGAACAATCACTTAATTCTTATATCAACAGAAACAATTTAAGGGAATTATCACTCTTTATGGTTGGGATGGAAAAATTTCCATTTTATAGAGACATATTAGCGTCATTGAAATCTAAAGGGATCAACCTTGAAATGTTACCAACGCAAGAAAAAGTGTGGCATTTTGCAAAAGCGATGTTAGATGAAAACCAAATGAACTTCGGAAATCAACCTAAGGGATTGTTACCATTTCATGAGTATAAAAAAGACCATATTTCTACGGCCTTTGAAGAACATTTGTACGAAGCAGCCTTATACGCATCGAGTAATGGATTGGCTAAATTGCATTTCACTATTTCAGAAGTTCATGAAGATAAATTTAAAGAAGAGTTTAAGAATATTCAGCAAGATATAGAGAAAAATACAGGCGTTACATTTGATATTTCATTTTCATACCAACAGCAATCTACGGATACCATTGCGTTAACTTTGGATAACGAACCTTTTAGGAAAGCTGATGGCTCCATATTGTTTAGACCATCTGGTCATGGCGCTTTATTGACAAACCTGAATAACCTCAATGCAGATGTTGTTTTTATTAAAAATATAGATAATGTCGTCGTCTATAGATACAAAGAAGAAGTTGCAAAATATAAAAAAGTGCTAGCAGGAATTCTTATGGAATTACAAAATCAAACTTTTGAATATTTACAGGTTTTAGATTCAAAAACGATTACAGAAGAGCGTTTGACAACTATTGAGAATTTTCTAACAGATAAGTTAAGCATTAAAATAACGGATGAATATAAAAAATATGCCGATCGTTATAAGGTTGAATACCTTAAAGAAAAACTAAACCGCCCAATTCGTATCTGCGGCATGGTAAAAAATGAAGGCGAGCCAGGAGGCGGTCCATTTTGGGTAAAAGATCACAGATCTAACCAATCGCTTCAAATTGTGGAATCGGCTCAAATCAATTTAGAAGACCAAAAACAAGCAGATATACTAAATAACGCCACCCATTTTAATCCTGTAGATTTAGTCTGTGGTATAAAAAATTATAAAGGCGAAAAGTTTGATCTGGCAAACTACGTAGATCCTAATACCGCTTTCATTTCCCAAAAAACCAAAAATGGGAAACAACTAAAAGCATTGGAGCTGCCAGGACTTTGGAATGGAAGTATGGCCCATTGGACGACGATTTTTGTTGAGGTACCAATCATCACTTTCAATCCTGTTAAAACCGTCAACGATCTATTAAAATCACCACATCAAATTAAAGAATAG
- a CDS encoding AAA family ATPase, whose product MEEALKQQPSDCIKVVLFGPESTGKTTLSKQLARHYNSVWVPEYARDYLQEKWNDERKTCEPKDLLPIAIGQMALENKLALKTDSVLICDTDLLETKVYSEAYYSGTCDPILDNYALKNFYDLYFLTYIDTPWEADDLRDKPNERERMFNAFETALKTHNKPYVLLKGSKEERLKIAVQHIDRLLNNKL is encoded by the coding sequence ATGGAAGAAGCACTTAAACAACAACCATCAGACTGCATAAAAGTAGTTTTATTCGGACCAGAATCTACAGGAAAAACTACGCTTTCTAAGCAATTAGCTAGACACTATAATTCAGTTTGGGTGCCAGAATATGCACGTGATTATTTACAGGAAAAATGGAATGATGAACGTAAAACTTGTGAACCAAAAGATTTACTTCCCATAGCAATTGGACAGATGGCTCTTGAAAATAAACTGGCCCTAAAAACAGACTCAGTTTTAATCTGTGACACCGATTTACTGGAAACCAAAGTATATAGTGAAGCTTATTATTCAGGAACATGTGACCCGATTTTAGACAATTACGCTTTAAAAAATTTTTACGATCTTTACTTTTTAACTTATATTGACACACCTTGGGAAGCGGACGACCTAAGGGATAAACCCAATGAAAGAGAACGCATGTTCAACGCTTTTGAAACGGCTCTTAAAACTCACAACAAGCCTTATGTTTTATTAAAAGGAAGTAAAGAGGAACGTCTTAAGATTGCTGTTCAACATATTGATCGTCTATTAAATAACAAATTATGA
- the pnuC gene encoding nicotinamide riboside transporter PnuC — protein MNQIFDFFLNAYQNAPTYQIVLEAVAFVFGIASVWYAKQENILVYPTGIICTVITVYLLYINQYLGDMMMNFYYSVMSLYGWWNWSRKKNNVIAVPISRTTSKEKLIGVGLFILTMIVTYLVYLFYDYTIEIPNYIDIVTSGIFFTAMWYMANKKLENWTLWIIGDLITIPLYAYRGLGMLSLQYFIFTILAIQGYISWKKHLNNNHQTA, from the coding sequence ATGAACCAAATTTTTGATTTTTTCTTAAACGCCTATCAAAATGCGCCGACATATCAAATTGTATTAGAGGCCGTTGCATTTGTGTTCGGAATTGCGAGTGTTTGGTATGCAAAACAAGAAAATATTCTTGTATATCCAACAGGAATAATTTGTACAGTAATTACTGTTTATCTCTTATATATTAATCAATATTTAGGCGATATGATGATGAATTTTTATTATTCCGTAATGAGTCTATATGGATGGTGGAATTGGTCGCGGAAAAAAAACAACGTCATTGCTGTTCCGATTTCCAGAACGACTTCCAAAGAAAAACTAATTGGTGTTGGCTTATTTATATTGACCATGATAGTTACCTATTTAGTATATCTCTTTTATGATTATACTATAGAAATTCCAAACTATATAGATATCGTTACTTCTGGTATTTTCTTTACAGCAATGTGGTACATGGCTAATAAAAAATTAGAAAATTGGACCCTTTGGATTATTGGCGATTTAATAACAATTCCTCTTTATGCATATAGAGGTTTGGGCATGTTATCATTACAATATTTTATCTTTACAATCTTAGCAATACAAGGCTATATCTCATGGAAGAAGCACTTAAACAACAACCATCAGACTGCATAA
- a CDS encoding geranylgeranylglyceryl/heptaprenylglyceryl phosphate synthase codes for MNSIYQNIIAEKAKAKKLLAVLIDPDKMKIEHVSNFISKVNQSIATHIFVGGSEVDEGLTETLVIEIKKHTNLPVVLFPGDIVQITDKADGVLFLSLISGRNPDYLIGKHVEAVSRLKYSNLEVIPTGYLLIENLPAVRHGGKETAVQRVSETKPIPRKNVQTIKDTAKAGELLGMKFIYLEAGSGATHPIEAGIISEVKQQLNIPLIVGGGIRTKADMESAYKAGADLVVIGTAFEEDENFFDELIK; via the coding sequence ATGAACAGTATTTACCAAAATATAATTGCTGAAAAAGCTAAAGCCAAAAAACTTTTAGCCGTTTTGATTGATCCAGATAAGATGAAGATTGAACATGTGTCGAATTTTATATCTAAGGTCAATCAATCCATAGCCACACATATTTTTGTTGGAGGAAGCGAAGTTGATGAAGGTCTAACGGAAACTTTAGTCATCGAAATTAAAAAGCATACGAATTTACCGGTTGTTTTATTTCCTGGAGATATTGTTCAAATTACGGATAAAGCTGATGGTGTTTTGTTTTTGTCTTTAATTTCTGGTCGAAATCCTGATTATTTAATTGGTAAACACGTCGAAGCTGTTTCTAGGTTGAAGTACTCTAATTTGGAAGTCATTCCAACAGGATATCTTTTAATTGAAAACCTGCCTGCCGTCAGGCATGGTGGAAAAGAAACTGCAGTACAACGCGTGAGTGAAACTAAACCAATTCCAAGAAAAAATGTTCAAACGATAAAAGACACTGCAAAGGCAGGAGAATTATTAGGTATGAAATTCATTTATCTTGAAGCTGGTAGTGGCGCAACACATCCTATTGAAGCTGGTATTATTTCAGAAGTTAAACAACAACTCAATATACCTTTGATTGTTGGTGGAGGCATTAGAACAAAAGCCGACATGGAATCAGCATACAAAGCAGGAGCAGATTTGGTGGTTATAGGAACTGCTTTTGAAGAAGACGAAAACTTCTTCGATGAATTAATAAAGTAA
- a CDS encoding 4'-phosphopantetheinyl transferase family protein: MPLYKTISVNSQTTVKIWKIEESYDELFQPLNLKPNSLKRVLGMKSELHQRGFLSVRHLLREFGYTDQDLFYDDNGKPHLNDGKHISITHSFTFSGVILSDKEVGIDIEKQRDKITVIAHKFVDYEYNYLKSTDDDYINRLTVIWGIKESLYKLFAVPGMLFRDHFLVIPFSMIDGQTVAWIDYEGKKYRYNTAFLEFEGFTCAYVIP, from the coding sequence ATGCCACTGTATAAAACCATTAGTGTAAACTCACAAACTACTGTTAAAATTTGGAAGATTGAAGAATCTTATGACGAGTTATTTCAGCCTTTAAATTTAAAACCTAACAGTTTAAAGCGGGTTTTAGGGATGAAAAGTGAATTGCATCAACGGGGCTTTTTGAGTGTGCGTCATTTGTTACGTGAATTTGGTTATACAGACCAGGATTTGTTTTATGACGACAACGGAAAACCGCACCTTAATGATGGCAAACATATTTCCATTACGCATTCCTTTACCTTTTCTGGAGTTATTCTTAGTGATAAAGAAGTGGGCATTGATATTGAAAAGCAACGTGATAAAATAACTGTCATTGCCCATAAATTTGTGGATTATGAATACAATTACTTAAAATCTACTGATGACGATTACATCAATAGACTTACCGTAATTTGGGGAATTAAAGAATCGCTTTATAAACTTTTTGCCGTTCCTGGTATGTTGTTTAGAGACCATTTTTTAGTGATTCCTTTTTCGATGATAGATGGTCAAACTGTGGCTTGGATAGATTATGAAGGTAAAAAATATAGGTATAATACCGCTTTTTTAGAATTTGAAGGCTTTACCTGTGCTTATGTGATTCCGTAA
- the ahcY gene encoding adenosylhomocysteinase: MSTKTVAYIPNKVKDMSLAAWGRKEIELAEAEMPGLMSLREEYKNEQPLKGARIAGCLHMTIQTAVLIETLQALGAEVTWSSCNIFSTQDQAAAAIAAAGTAVYAWKDMTEEEFDWCIEQTLFFGEDRKPLNMILDDGGDLTNMVLDKYPELSAGIKGLSEETTTGVHRLYERVKNGTLTMPAINVNDSVTKSKFDNKYGCKESAVDAIRRATDIMLAGKRVTVCGYGDVGKGTAASFKGAGSIVTVTEIDPICALQAAMDGFEVKKLETVVGNSDIVITTTGNKDIVRAEHFKAMKDKTIVCNIGHFDNEIQMAWLNKNYGNTKDTIKPQVDKYTIDGKDIIVLAEGRLVNLGCATGHPSFVMSNSFTNQTLAQIELWKNSDKYENDVYMLPKHLDEKVAKLHLEKIGVELTELAEYQADYIGVKVEGPYKPEHYRY, from the coding sequence ATGAGTACAAAAACAGTTGCCTACATACCTAATAAGGTAAAAGATATGTCGCTTGCGGCTTGGGGAAGAAAAGAAATTGAATTGGCTGAAGCAGAAATGCCAGGTTTAATGAGTTTACGTGAAGAGTACAAAAACGAGCAACCTTTAAAAGGCGCACGTATTGCAGGCTGTTTGCACATGACGATTCAGACTGCGGTTTTAATTGAAACATTGCAAGCCTTAGGCGCAGAAGTGACTTGGAGTTCTTGTAATATTTTCTCAACTCAAGATCAAGCTGCTGCTGCTATTGCTGCCGCAGGAACCGCTGTTTATGCTTGGAAAGACATGACAGAAGAAGAATTTGATTGGTGTATAGAGCAAACCTTATTCTTTGGCGAAGACAGAAAACCATTAAACATGATTTTAGATGACGGTGGCGATTTAACCAATATGGTTTTGGATAAATACCCAGAATTGTCTGCTGGAATTAAAGGTTTGTCTGAAGAAACAACGACTGGAGTTCATAGACTTTACGAGCGTGTTAAAAATGGTACATTAACTATGCCGGCGATTAATGTCAATGATTCTGTCACAAAATCAAAATTCGATAACAAATATGGTTGTAAAGAATCTGCGGTAGATGCGATTCGTCGTGCCACTGATATTATGTTGGCCGGAAAACGTGTAACCGTTTGTGGTTATGGCGATGTTGGTAAAGGTACAGCAGCCTCTTTTAAAGGCGCAGGAAGTATTGTTACCGTTACTGAAATCGATCCAATTTGTGCGTTACAAGCTGCCATGGACGGTTTTGAAGTAAAGAAATTGGAAACTGTTGTTGGAAACTCTGATATTGTCATTACCACTACTGGAAATAAAGATATCGTTAGAGCTGAGCATTTTAAAGCCATGAAAGACAAAACCATTGTTTGTAATATAGGTCACTTTGACAATGAAATACAAATGGCTTGGTTAAACAAAAACTACGGAAACACTAAAGATACGATTAAGCCACAAGTTGATAAATATACGATTGATGGTAAAGATATCATCGTTTTAGCTGAAGGACGTTTGGTTAATTTAGGTTGTGCAACTGGTCATCCAAGTTTTGTAATGAGTAATTCATTTACTAACCAAACATTGGCGCAAATTGAACTTTGGAAAAACAGCGACAAGTATGAAAATGATGTGTATATGTTACCAAAGCATTTAGATGAAAAAGTAGCAAAACTACACTTAGAAAAGATTGGTGTAGAGTTGACTGAATTAGCAGAATACCAAGCTGATTATATTGGTGTAAAAGTTGAAGGGCCTTATAAGCCTGAGCATTATAGGTATTAA
- a CDS encoding DUF5025 domain-containing protein has protein sequence MLKKITPLYLIVLCFSFCYNCSSDSDSNDDETDSNEYIYFMSGKIDGESFIYGQKTSATELDYTSGLSVTLPAVCAYNPDTGGFNYSPFVYPNFDDESRPTMGIDFVRFHLCTDDSSQLETFNDKFPTTSYEFADSDLASSGLVGKIGLTYSPNAQDGPYYSTYGGDQSNSTFEITSSTAFNTYFADTLISAGQIVEGNFSATFYNSEDPSDIIVITDGQFKMIPSLD, from the coding sequence ATGCTAAAAAAAATTACGCCTCTATATCTAATTGTACTGTGCTTCTCATTTTGTTATAATTGTAGCTCCGATTCTGATTCAAACGACGATGAAACGGATAGTAATGAATATATTTATTTCATGTCGGGTAAAATCGATGGAGAATCTTTTATTTATGGACAAAAAACTAGTGCAACTGAATTGGATTACACTTCTGGTTTAAGCGTTACGTTACCTGCAGTTTGCGCCTATAACCCAGATACTGGAGGATTTAACTACAGCCCTTTTGTTTATCCAAATTTTGATGATGAATCTAGACCAACCATGGGAATTGATTTTGTTAGATTTCATTTATGTACAGATGACTCATCTCAATTAGAAACATTTAATGATAAATTTCCTACCACTTCGTATGAATTTGCAGATTCAGATTTAGCTTCCTCTGGACTTGTAGGTAAAATTGGATTAACTTACAGTCCTAACGCTCAAGACGGGCCATACTACAGTACTTATGGTGGAGATCAATCTAATAGCACATTTGAGATAACCTCCTCAACAGCATTTAACACTTATTTTGCAGATACTTTAATTAGTGCAGGTCAAATTGTTGAAGGTAATTTTTCTGCAACTTTTTATAATTCTGAAGACCCATCTGATATTATAGTTATTACTGATGGGCAATTCAAGATGATTCCATCTTTGGACTAA